In Finegoldia magna ATCC 53516, a genomic segment contains:
- a CDS encoding TrmH family RNA methyltransferase, with translation MKKYTKYKKDLEYSYTMGPFPTYELIENKADIVEEVLISEDFNDTEKLINILNDKKIPYTISSKQINKISLKDKEYVIGVFKKQKSKLQEKNHIILDGIDNMGNLGTIMRSMLGFGYKDLALISNTCDVYNPKVVRASMGAFFKLNIQRFDNLQDYKKNFPENKIYSFLLDESSDELGDVKFEQPFSLAFGNEGAGLPQEYYNENKIFINQSKDVDSLNLPIACSIAMYQSRVI, from the coding sequence ATGAAAAAGTACACAAAATACAAAAAAGATCTTGAATATTCTTATACAATGGGACCTTTTCCAACTTATGAACTTATTGAAAATAAGGCTGATATTGTTGAGGAGGTCTTAATTTCTGAGGATTTCAATGACACAGAAAAACTGATAAATATATTGAATGATAAGAAAATTCCTTATACGATTTCAAGTAAACAAATAAACAAAATTTCATTAAAAGATAAGGAATACGTGATTGGAGTTTTCAAAAAGCAAAAATCAAAATTACAAGAAAAAAACCACATAATTTTGGACGGAATAGACAACATGGGAAACTTAGGTACTATTATGAGAAGTATGCTTGGATTTGGATATAAGGATTTGGCTTTGATATCAAATACGTGTGATGTTTACAATCCTAAAGTTGTCCGTGCCAGTATGGGAGCTTTTTTCAAATTAAATATTCAAAGATTTGATAATCTGCAAGATTACAAGAAAAATTTCCCGGAAAATAAGATTTATTCGTTTTTGCTAGATGAAAGTTCAGATGAACTTGGCGATGTAAAGTTCGAACAACCATTTAGCTTGGCGTTTGGAAATGAAGGGGCAGGGCTTCCACAAGAATACTACAATGAAAATAAGATTTTCATCAATCAATCTAAGGATGTGGATTCCTTGAATTTACCGATAGCTTGCTCCATTGCAATGTATCAATCGAGGGTGATTTAA
- a CDS encoding HAD family hydrolase — MKRVFVFDLDGTLIDSIEMINNCFNHTTKKFGLKPVEKEKFNYFLGDGPKILVERSLNYLIERDNLDEAKIHSQFNEIYNSYIEYYNGYDDKKTQLYPHIRESLDKLKEMGALVCVCTNKTLPAAEKILNNLFPQGYFDYVSALEDETKRKPNPYLLEKIVEDLDIKKDEIVYFGDTDTDIETCKNANVTSVGVEWGFREREELVESGADFVISDQRRIVDFYGELPKNIG; from the coding sequence ATGAAGAGAGTATTTGTATTTGATTTGGACGGAACGTTGATAGATTCTATTGAGATGATAAATAATTGTTTCAATCATACTACTAAAAAATTTGGGCTTAAACCTGTAGAAAAGGAAAAATTTAATTATTTTCTTGGAGATGGACCTAAAATTTTGGTGGAAAGATCTCTTAATTATTTAATAGAGCGCGATAATTTGGATGAAGCAAAAATTCATTCTCAATTTAACGAAATCTACAATAGCTACATCGAATATTACAACGGATACGACGATAAGAAAACACAACTGTATCCACATATAAGAGAAAGCTTGGATAAGTTAAAAGAAATGGGCGCACTTGTTTGCGTATGCACGAACAAGACTCTTCCAGCAGCAGAAAAAATTTTGAATAATTTATTTCCACAAGGTTATTTTGATTATGTATCAGCTTTGGAAGATGAAACCAAGAGAAAACCAAATCCGTATTTGCTAGAAAAAATAGTGGAGGATTTGGATATTAAAAAAGATGAGATTGTATATTTTGGAGACACTGACACAGATATTGAGACGTGCAAGAATGCGAACGTAACAAGTGTCGGTGTTGAATGGGGATTTAGAGAAAGAGAAGAACTTGTAGAATCGGGAGCGGATTTTGTGATTTCCGATCAAAGAAGGATAGTTGATTTTTATGGAGAATTACCAAAAAATATTGGATAA